A single window of uncultured Pseudodesulfovibrio sp. DNA harbors:
- a CDS encoding MoxR family ATPase, which produces MNPKQIKSSLKTLISLKQPVFIWGAPGVGKSQVIAQVADEMKRQLTDVRAVLLDPVDLRGLPSVKDNVAHWSPPSFLPTEGEGVLFLDELNAAPPLVQAACYQLVLDRKVGEYSLPDGWTVVAAGNRETDRAVTHRMPSALANRFVHLDFSVDVDIWLEWAEGQGFSEEVLSFIRFRPNLLHNFDPKQNEKAFPSPRSWEFAARILAAAPAPEVELSLLKGTVGPGAAAEFEGFVRMFRQLPDPDVVIDQPRMADVPEEPATLYALCEALAKRAGEETAESIVTYASRLPSEFGVLLVRDAAKKHRGIVETPAFSNWATANSDVLF; this is translated from the coding sequence ATGAATCCAAAGCAAATTAAGTCTTCTTTGAAGACCCTTATTTCCTTGAAACAGCCTGTCTTTATCTGGGGAGCTCCTGGTGTCGGTAAAAGTCAGGTGATCGCACAGGTTGCAGACGAAATGAAACGTCAATTGACTGATGTCCGTGCCGTACTGTTGGATCCCGTGGATCTTCGTGGATTGCCATCGGTAAAAGACAATGTGGCCCATTGGAGTCCCCCTTCATTCTTACCGACAGAAGGTGAAGGCGTCCTCTTCCTTGATGAATTGAACGCTGCACCTCCATTGGTGCAGGCTGCCTGTTATCAATTGGTTCTTGATCGTAAGGTTGGTGAGTATTCATTGCCAGATGGTTGGACCGTGGTTGCAGCTGGCAACCGGGAGACTGATCGTGCAGTGACTCACCGTATGCCTTCTGCTTTGGCGAATAGATTCGTGCACCTTGATTTTTCCGTCGATGTGGACATCTGGCTTGAATGGGCCGAAGGGCAGGGGTTCTCTGAAGAAGTCCTTTCATTCATCAGGTTCAGGCCAAACCTTTTGCATAATTTTGATCCCAAACAGAATGAAAAAGCATTCCCTTCACCAAGATCATGGGAATTCGCTGCCCGTATACTTGCAGCGGCTCCGGCCCCGGAGGTGGAGTTGAGCTTGTTAAAGGGAACAGTTGGTCCGGGTGCGGCTGCTGAGTTTGAAGGATTTGTTCGTATGTTCAGGCAACTACCTGATCCAGACGTTGTTATAGACCAACCTCGCATGGCAGATGTCCCGGAAGAACCTGCAACTTTATATGCATTGTGTGAGGCTTTGGCAAAAAGAGCCGGAGAGGAAACAGCGGAGAGCATCGTTACATATGCTTCCAGATTGCCTTCGGAGTTTGGTGTCCTTTTAGTCAGGGATGCTGCGAAAAAGCATAGAGGCATCGTGGAAACACCAGCTTTTTCGAATTGGGCTACTGCGAATTCGGATGTTCTTTTTTAG
- a CDS encoding DUF1987 domain-containing protein, with protein sequence MTKYCVEATNSSPHIRFDPDEMSFEIKGESYPENCWAFYSPMFEWLEGFFDSINGDRVEIDMEIIYFNSSSSKTFMDFFEMLDGYAEKGRNIVVNWRYHEENESAMECGEEFMGDVEQIKFNLVEFAN encoded by the coding sequence ATGACGAAATATTGCGTTGAGGCGACCAATTCGTCGCCACATATTCGTTTTGATCCTGATGAGATGTCTTTTGAGATCAAAGGAGAATCCTATCCGGAAAATTGCTGGGCTTTTTATAGTCCGATGTTTGAGTGGCTAGAGGGGTTCTTTGATTCCATCAATGGCGATCGTGTCGAGATTGATATGGAGATTATTTATTTTAACTCTTCCTCTTCTAAAACTTTTATGGATTTTTTTGAGATGCTTGATGGCTATGCCGAAAAGGGTAGAAATATCGTTGTGAACTGGCGATATCATGAAGAAAATGAGTCAGCCATGGAGTGCGGTGAAGAGTTTATGGGAGACGTTGAACAGATCAAATTTAACCTTGTCGAATTCGCTAATTAG
- a CDS encoding SiaB family protein kinase: MRTNLFKYYEEMEQEGVILYFNGPVSQSIVEGLAELMRSKMRAEDAGMGSVQRVFAVLVEQMQNIVRYSSERQEDNMNQQGEIAHGQIVVGREEDGRFFVACGNKVNSADCEELSEYIQTLRSMSKSELKVYYRERRKGPDCVTNKGAGLGFVEMARKASSPMDFDIVPLDGDTSFFSMKVVTQ; encoded by the coding sequence ATGAGAACGAATTTATTTAAATATTACGAAGAAATGGAACAAGAAGGTGTGATTTTATATTTTAATGGTCCTGTTTCTCAGTCTATCGTGGAAGGGTTGGCCGAACTCATGCGGTCCAAAATGCGTGCAGAGGACGCAGGGATGGGGTCGGTACAGCGTGTTTTTGCTGTTTTGGTCGAGCAGATGCAAAATATCGTACGGTATTCATCCGAGCGACAAGAGGACAATATGAATCAACAAGGAGAGATCGCCCATGGTCAGATTGTCGTTGGCCGTGAGGAAGATGGCCGTTTCTTCGTGGCATGTGGGAATAAGGTGAATTCTGCTGATTGTGAAGAGCTTTCAGAATATATTCAGACGCTTCGTTCAATGAGCAAGAGTGAATTGAAAGTTTATTACAGGGAGCGCAGGAAAGGCCCTGATTGTGTCACGAATAAAGGTGCCGGACTGGGGTTTGTCGAGATGGCGCGTAAGGCCTCTTCTCCTATGGATTTCGATATTGTCCCATTGGATGGCGACACCTCGTTTTTTTCTATGAAAGTCGTGACACAATAG
- a CDS encoding SpoIIE family protein phosphatase, giving the protein MNFKFSRIKVRFNWSVERKMIVLLFLPVVVFPLVMFVLVHSQSAGVTTNFLVGQVVLSIILLVPFSKWMSHVIALRNIKELNEQCQLLQQGNYDQLILPDIDADGHDFLELRRNMHRMGHAIAIREQKLQKAIADLADAHRQIEESLACASLIQTSFLPSQVNLYDYIPNHFLVWDQRDTVGGDAYWLKRTEKGFFLGVIDCTGHGVPGAFMTLIVISLLEKASADGTVSPAAILGRMNLLIKDALGQNDQDAKSDDGMDCALCHVDISGHTVTFAGANSPLYVLGDEGAKCVKGERCGIGYVRSPREFVFTDVVIPFTGRTRFYLTSDGYVDQVGFEKGFSFGRRRFMSFIEKKWDAPIAGQGHELMQTLGKFQGSETRRDDVTVLGFEFKGEDLNENEFI; this is encoded by the coding sequence ATGAATTTTAAATTCAGTAGGATCAAGGTGAGGTTCAATTGGAGCGTGGAGCGCAAGATGATTGTCCTGCTGTTTTTACCTGTCGTTGTTTTCCCCCTTGTCATGTTTGTTTTGGTTCACTCTCAAAGTGCCGGGGTTACGACAAATTTTCTTGTTGGACAGGTTGTCCTTTCCATAATTCTGCTTGTGCCTTTTTCGAAGTGGATGAGCCATGTTATTGCTTTAAGAAATATTAAAGAACTCAATGAGCAATGCCAACTCCTTCAGCAAGGGAATTATGACCAACTTATTTTGCCTGATATAGATGCCGACGGGCATGACTTTCTTGAACTCAGAAGAAACATGCACAGGATGGGGCACGCCATTGCCATACGAGAGCAGAAATTACAAAAAGCCATAGCGGATCTTGCGGATGCTCATAGACAGATTGAAGAAAGTTTGGCTTGTGCCAGCCTGATACAGACTTCTTTTCTCCCTAGTCAGGTAAATTTGTATGATTATATCCCGAATCATTTTCTTGTTTGGGATCAGCGGGATACCGTGGGGGGAGATGCTTACTGGTTGAAGCGCACGGAGAAAGGTTTTTTTCTTGGGGTCATTGATTGCACCGGACACGGCGTGCCTGGGGCGTTTATGACACTTATTGTTATTTCCTTGCTGGAAAAAGCCTCGGCGGATGGGACTGTCAGTCCTGCAGCAATTCTTGGCCGAATGAATCTTCTTATTAAGGATGCCCTTGGGCAGAACGATCAGGATGCGAAATCCGACGATGGTATGGATTGCGCGTTGTGTCACGTTGATATCTCTGGTCATACCGTCACTTTCGCTGGTGCGAATTCTCCTCTGTATGTTTTGGGAGATGAGGGGGCCAAGTGCGTCAAAGGAGAGCGTTGTGGCATTGGATACGTCCGGTCGCCTCGGGAATTTGTTTTTACGGATGTTGTTATCCCGTTTACCGGCCGCACACGATTCTATCTCACTTCGGATGGGTATGTTGATCAGGTTGGTTTTGAAAAAGGATTTTCTTTTGGGCGGCGGCGGTTCATGTCGTTCATAGAAAAAAAGTGGGACGCTCCGATTGCGGGGCAAGGTCATGAACTCATGCAGACATTGGGGAAGTTTCAGGGGAGCGAAACCCGTCGGGATGATGTGACTGTTCTGGGTTTTGAATTCAAAGGGGAAGATTTAAATGAGAACGAATTTATTTAA
- a CDS encoding sensor domain-containing diguanylate cyclase, whose translation MEKEGFQKEERVLHLAMKSLERNESQGQSSDPAFTALVKGYDKLLRQSRRLISMGDRMQQSLTEVNRNLEISEERYRGIFENVTEGVFRCGSAGEIVEANSAMAVMFGYSSPVNFLRAVNNIRDLFCHEIDFSRYMSLLVSGDVHRMEAKVSGLDGVVLWAEISACVMREESEVISCGGVVGILADVTERKHMTEEMCRLARTDSLTGLWNRGYFMELALREVARSKRSNKLSLLIVDADYFKGVNDAYGHDVGDKALVAMSRALLDSVREVDVVGRLGGEEFVVLLPDATARDACCVAERILEGVRQIVVDSVDTQISMTVSVGVASMEHTEDTLDGLLKFADIALYAAKKNGRDRAEVYRRSSCSCNVVPLFLAGESEGGGK comes from the coding sequence ATGGAAAAAGAAGGTTTTCAGAAAGAAGAGCGAGTACTTCATCTGGCGATGAAGTCGCTTGAACGAAACGAAAGTCAGGGCCAGAGCAGTGATCCCGCATTTACCGCATTGGTGAAAGGGTACGACAAGCTTTTGCGACAGAGTAGGCGGTTAATTTCAATGGGTGATCGGATGCAGCAGTCTCTTACTGAGGTCAATCGTAACCTTGAGATCAGTGAAGAGAGGTATCGTGGGATATTTGAAAATGTGACTGAAGGTGTATTCAGGTGTGGTTCAGCCGGTGAAATAGTTGAAGCCAATTCGGCCATGGCGGTGATGTTTGGGTATTCCAGTCCTGTAAATTTCTTGAGAGCCGTTAACAATATTCGTGATTTGTTTTGTCATGAAATTGATTTTTCTCGTTATATGAGCCTTTTGGTTTCTGGAGATGTGCATCGCATGGAGGCCAAAGTGTCAGGCCTGGATGGTGTGGTCTTGTGGGCGGAAATAAGTGCATGCGTAATGCGTGAAGAGAGTGAAGTCATCTCGTGTGGTGGTGTTGTCGGAATACTGGCCGATGTCACCGAACGTAAGCACATGACGGAAGAGATGTGCCGTTTGGCGAGAACAGATAGCCTTACAGGGTTGTGGAATCGAGGGTACTTCATGGAGTTGGCGTTGCGTGAAGTCGCTCGTAGCAAGCGAAGCAACAAGCTGTCCTTACTGATTGTTGATGCAGACTACTTCAAGGGTGTCAACGACGCGTATGGTCATGATGTAGGAGATAAGGCCCTTGTCGCCATGAGTCGTGCTCTTCTTGATTCTGTTCGAGAAGTGGATGTGGTGGGGCGATTAGGTGGTGAAGAGTTTGTCGTTCTTTTGCCTGATGCCACAGCGAGAGATGCATGTTGTGTGGCAGAACGTATACTGGAAGGGGTTCGGCAAATCGTCGTTGATTCGGTTGATACCCAGATATCCATGACTGTGAGTGTGGGAGTGGCTTCAATGGAACACACTGAAGACACTTTAGATGGATTGCTCAAATTTGCTGATATTGCGCTTTACGCAGCCAAAAAAAATGGTCGCGATAGAGCTGAAGTGTATCGTCGGTCAAGTTGTTCTTGCAATGTGGTGCCCTTGTTCCTTGCTGGAGAGAGCGAAGGAGGTGGGAAATGA
- a CDS encoding helix-turn-helix transcriptional regulator has product MDSSIHERLKEARGNLGRDEFAEILGVHKNTLGRYERGESESTSGLLALLCTQLGISSQWLLFGAGEMKHNPAGENEASSYVEVFLKLEMESN; this is encoded by the coding sequence ATGGACAGCTCAATTCATGAACGATTAAAAGAGGCTAGGGGCAACCTCGGTCGCGATGAGTTTGCAGAGATTCTGGGTGTCCATAAAAACACTCTAGGAAGATATGAACGTGGTGAGTCAGAATCCACAAGTGGGCTTTTGGCATTATTGTGTACCCAATTGGGTATAAGCTCTCAGTGGCTATTGTTCGGGGCTGGAGAGATGAAGCACAACCCGGCGGGGGAGAATGAAGCCTCTAGCTACGTTGAAGTTTTTCTTAAGTTAGAAATGGAATCAAACTAA
- a CDS encoding glycosyltransferase, with the protein MRVAIVHYWLVGRGGGEKVLEAICDIYPDADIYTHCLNKKSLSDAIKTHKINTTFINKLPFSKKLYKLYLPFMPLALKRLDLSQYDLVISSESGPAKGVVTRPGTRHICYCHTPMRYLWEQQDLYMKSYNVLIRFFMALLFPSLRRWDVASAQLPDAIVANSHAVADKIKRWWGRDSTVIHPPVDTKFFSKFLRDNPEDYYLFAGRLVRYKRADLAIKACNKLGKKLFVIGEGAEEKALKSIAGPNVTFTGRITKENLAKLYSGCKALLFPGEEDFGIVPVEVLSTGRPVIAFHKGGALDYVNDNTGIFFDKDDVDSLADAIMKFETKQGEFDPRAISNSTNSFSEKSFKDAVITLFEKHNCIRQLVKK; encoded by the coding sequence ATGCGTGTGGCAATCGTACATTACTGGCTGGTGGGCCGAGGGGGCGGTGAAAAAGTCCTTGAAGCCATCTGCGATATTTATCCCGATGCAGACATTTACACGCATTGCCTAAACAAAAAGTCGTTGTCTGATGCAATCAAAACACACAAAATCAATACGACCTTCATCAACAAGCTTCCTTTCAGCAAAAAGCTCTACAAACTCTATCTCCCGTTCATGCCGTTGGCCCTAAAACGACTGGATCTATCACAATACGACCTCGTCATTTCTTCTGAATCGGGCCCGGCCAAAGGCGTCGTCACCCGCCCTGGAACCCGACACATCTGCTACTGCCACACACCTATGCGCTATTTATGGGAGCAGCAGGACTTGTACATGAAATCGTACAATGTTCTTATACGTTTCTTCATGGCCCTCCTCTTTCCCTCTCTGCGGAGATGGGACGTCGCATCTGCCCAATTGCCCGATGCTATCGTCGCCAACTCACATGCAGTGGCCGACAAAATCAAACGCTGGTGGGGTAGAGATTCTACAGTCATCCACCCACCCGTTGATACAAAATTCTTCAGCAAATTTCTTCGCGACAACCCCGAAGACTACTACTTATTCGCCGGAAGGCTCGTTAGATACAAACGGGCCGACTTGGCAATCAAGGCGTGTAACAAATTGGGCAAAAAACTTTTTGTAATAGGAGAAGGGGCAGAAGAAAAAGCATTAAAGTCGATTGCCGGACCCAACGTCACTTTTACAGGACGTATTACCAAAGAGAATCTTGCAAAGCTCTACTCCGGCTGCAAGGCTCTCCTGTTCCCGGGTGAAGAGGATTTCGGCATAGTCCCGGTCGAAGTCTTGTCCACAGGTCGACCGGTCATAGCCTTTCACAAGGGAGGGGCTTTGGACTACGTCAACGACAATACAGGTATATTTTTTGACAAAGACGACGTTGATTCTCTGGCGGATGCCATTATGAAATTCGAAACCAAGCAAGGCGAATTCGATCCACGGGCAATATCAAATTCAACGAATTCATTCAGTGAGAAGTCTTTTAAGGATGCTGTGATTACGTTGTTTGAAAAGCACAACTGTATTCGTCAGTTAGTAAAAAAATAA
- a CDS encoding radical SAM protein, translating to MSKRSQISPAVIAKMFMTHARHPWIAKKLLALQAEKWFFNLLHPNRGNGYAKKIRQFSVRITDVCNLRCIMCGQWGENGFLHGKKLAELKKAEVSPARYIELLDDLVANGHEPNVYLWGGEPMLYEGTLDIIEHAAKLGLPPSIATNGTRMTDAIDCFTESPLFLLQVSIDGHNAELHNGIRRGPKDLDVFGTIMDGLSNMRDARERKGTDLPIIASLTTISRENHEHLVDIYDSLAPMVDFLVFYPSWWIDEESALAHEQDFARRFGQKPTLHRGWIGGWKPESYALIDSQMRAIKRRSARLGTPPAVFIPNICGVDNLKEYYTNHSNNFGFNECISIHQAVEIDSNGDMSPCRDYHDYVIGNIKDHTVTELWNSERFRTFRSSLHKDGLMPACTRCCGLMGY from the coding sequence ATGAGCAAACGAAGCCAGATATCCCCAGCCGTCATAGCCAAAATGTTTATGACACACGCCAGACACCCCTGGATCGCCAAGAAACTTCTGGCACTCCAGGCGGAGAAATGGTTCTTTAATCTCCTGCACCCCAACAGGGGGAACGGATATGCCAAGAAGATCCGCCAGTTCAGCGTGCGCATCACCGACGTCTGCAACCTTCGCTGCATCATGTGCGGCCAATGGGGAGAAAACGGTTTTCTACACGGGAAGAAACTCGCAGAACTCAAGAAAGCCGAAGTTTCGCCCGCCCGCTACATCGAACTTCTCGACGACCTTGTGGCCAACGGCCATGAGCCCAATGTCTACCTCTGGGGTGGCGAACCCATGCTCTACGAAGGCACATTGGACATCATCGAACACGCGGCCAAACTCGGTCTGCCACCGTCCATCGCAACCAACGGCACCAGGATGACCGACGCCATCGACTGTTTCACTGAGTCGCCGCTGTTCCTGCTCCAGGTGTCCATCGACGGCCACAACGCGGAGCTGCACAACGGCATTCGACGTGGTCCCAAAGATCTTGACGTGTTCGGCACTATCATGGACGGCTTGTCCAACATGCGTGACGCCCGTGAACGCAAGGGCACCGACCTGCCCATCATCGCGTCCCTGACCACGATTTCCCGCGAGAACCATGAACATCTGGTAGACATCTACGACAGCCTCGCCCCCATGGTGGATTTTCTCGTCTTCTACCCTTCATGGTGGATAGACGAAGAGAGTGCTCTGGCTCACGAGCAAGATTTCGCACGCCGTTTCGGCCAGAAGCCTACTCTGCACCGGGGTTGGATCGGTGGCTGGAAGCCTGAAAGCTACGCCCTTATCGACTCCCAGATGCGAGCCATCAAACGTCGTTCGGCCCGCCTGGGCACCCCGCCCGCAGTGTTCATCCCAAACATCTGCGGCGTGGACAACCTCAAGGAATACTACACCAACCACTCAAACAATTTCGGATTTAACGAGTGCATCTCCATCCATCAGGCCGTGGAGATCGACAGCAACGGTGATATGTCCCCTTGCCGAGACTACCACGACTACGTGATCGGCAACATCAAGGACCACACCGTCACTGAACTATGGAATTCGGAACGGTTCAGAACATTCCGCTCCAGCCTACACAAAGACGGCCTCATGCCCGCCTGCACTCGCTGTTGCGGCCTGATGGGATATTGA
- a CDS encoding glycosyltransferase family 4 protein: MATQSPGLRVAFVLQDLEFGGTQRQTIELVTRMDRTRFDTELWALRSEGGFISRIQSSDVPLRILSSGNTVGLKSLCNLWRAIRNFRPDVIVPLTVVPNIWCRIFGRLASVPLILGTCRGGASIVRQHERFLWRLAHHHVCNASQLRETLISDLDVPSSQVTLIENGISSDDWTDNTFSKEGKNILCVGRLVEDKDHGTLLRAFAITMQDHQDARLTIVGDGHLKQNHRQLATLLGIADAVTFMPGQTDLTSLYAACDIFALSSSTEASPNVLMEAAAAGKPVVATNVGGIPRLILDQKTGLLIDRQSPEAMGQALSKLLTDTHLRREMGQAAQGHIKKSFGMKKMVRSYETLLQSLAARQVEE, encoded by the coding sequence ATGGCAACACAGTCACCTGGCTTGCGGGTCGCCTTCGTCCTGCAGGATCTCGAATTCGGCGGAACCCAGCGACAAACCATAGAGCTTGTCACCCGCATGGACAGAACCCGATTCGACACGGAACTCTGGGCATTGCGCTCAGAAGGCGGTTTCATTTCCCGTATCCAGTCTTCGGACGTGCCACTGCGCATTCTTTCGTCCGGCAATACGGTGGGCCTCAAATCCCTGTGCAACCTGTGGCGCGCCATACGAAATTTCAGACCGGATGTCATCGTCCCCCTCACGGTAGTCCCCAACATCTGGTGCCGCATATTCGGCAGACTCGCATCAGTCCCTCTCATCCTCGGCACATGCCGAGGCGGAGCCTCTATCGTGCGCCAACACGAACGATTCCTCTGGAGACTAGCTCACCATCACGTATGCAACGCGAGCCAACTTCGCGAAACCCTGATCAGCGATCTTGACGTACCCTCGTCGCAAGTGACACTCATTGAAAATGGCATCTCCTCTGACGACTGGACCGACAACACTTTTTCCAAAGAAGGAAAAAATATCCTGTGTGTCGGCAGGCTCGTGGAAGACAAGGACCATGGCACCCTGCTGCGGGCCTTTGCCATAACAATGCAGGACCACCAGGATGCCCGACTAACCATTGTCGGCGACGGCCATCTGAAACAGAACCATCGTCAGTTGGCAACATTATTGGGTATTGCCGATGCCGTCACCTTCATGCCGGGGCAAACAGACCTGACATCGCTCTATGCAGCCTGCGACATTTTCGCACTCTCTTCATCCACCGAAGCCTCGCCCAACGTACTCATGGAAGCAGCAGCTGCAGGAAAGCCCGTTGTCGCGACCAACGTCGGCGGCATCCCTCGTCTGATCCTAGATCAAAAGACCGGCCTGCTTATAGACAGACAATCCCCGGAGGCCATGGGACAAGCCCTATCCAAACTGCTGACGGACACTCATCTGCGCCGAGAAATGGGACAGGCGGCTCAGGGCCACATCAAAAAATCCTTCGGCATGAAAAAAATGGTCAGAAGCTACGAAACACTTCTGCAATCACTTGCCGCCCGACAAGTGGAGGAGTAA
- a CDS encoding glycosyltransferase family protein: MARILYGVMGDSGGHINRSLAVARELPEHDFLFVGGGQVKETLRHGYDYSPLPMISTVVKDNNVAVLATIANFCRIITGYMEIINNLCRVIEKFKPDLAITDYEFFLPKAARRCGVKCVSLDHQHIITHSRHTPPIKETLSRLTTTALIRHLFSDADEFIVSSFFDLPPADSTTIIPPIIHRDILNVTPSDGEHVVVYLRTGINSKLRSNLEAIGRECRIYGTGKGTRQGNLIFKGPSRFEFLHDVASSRYIICNGGHTLTSEALQLGKPVFALPATLFYEQYINSYFLKKLGYGDFANAHEDNDEALRRFDDHQSKYKKTLAGKDFFGNDLIANTIRSLVASC, from the coding sequence ATGGCACGAATCCTTTATGGCGTGATGGGCGATTCCGGCGGACATATCAACCGATCGCTGGCCGTGGCTCGCGAACTGCCGGAGCACGACTTCCTTTTCGTGGGCGGCGGTCAGGTCAAGGAAACCCTGAGACACGGATATGATTACTCACCACTCCCCATGATCTCCACTGTGGTAAAAGACAACAACGTCGCCGTACTGGCTACCATAGCCAACTTCTGCAGGATCATAACCGGCTACATGGAAATCATCAACAACCTGTGCAGGGTCATCGAAAAATTCAAGCCCGACCTTGCCATCACGGACTATGAATTTTTCCTGCCCAAAGCGGCCCGCAGATGCGGTGTGAAATGCGTCAGCCTCGACCACCAGCATATCATCACGCACAGCAGACACACTCCTCCCATAAAAGAAACCCTGAGCCGACTGACAACCACGGCTTTGATCCGTCACCTGTTCAGCGATGCCGACGAATTCATCGTCAGTTCTTTTTTTGACCTGCCGCCCGCAGACAGCACAACCATCATTCCGCCCATCATTCACAGAGACATCCTGAATGTCACGCCCAGCGACGGCGAGCATGTGGTCGTCTACCTACGCACGGGCATCAACTCAAAACTTCGAAGCAACCTTGAAGCCATCGGACGCGAGTGTCGCATCTACGGCACGGGCAAAGGCACCAGACAGGGAAACCTGATTTTCAAAGGGCCATCAAGATTCGAATTTCTCCATGACGTCGCTTCAAGCAGATACATTATCTGCAACGGTGGACACACCTTGACTAGCGAAGCCCTCCAATTGGGTAAACCGGTCTTCGCGCTCCCTGCCACGCTTTTTTATGAGCAGTATATCAACTCATATTTCCTGAAAAAATTAGGGTATGGCGACTTTGCCAATGCCCATGAGGATAACGATGAGGCTTTACGTCGCTTCGATGATCATCAAAGCAAATACAAAAAGACTTTGGCGGGAAAGGACTTCTTCGGCAACGATCTGATAGCCAACACCATCAGATCACTTGTGGCTTCATGCTGA